The proteins below come from a single Denticeps clupeoides chromosome 15, fDenClu1.1, whole genome shotgun sequence genomic window:
- the tcp11l2 gene encoding T-complex protein 11-like protein 2 isoform X2 — MPLNDERPTSTSTSEDQSSDTESLDRHDSVTSSDAELSRQSFMSESSSKHSSPSCSPPKTLTLDEVMASAEDLSKLCLAHEIIVNRDFRLDQPDPPPNSLHKRVKEIVHKAFWDCLESELNEEPPEYEHAIRLLEEIRETLLSFLNPGANRMRTQIMEVLDMDLIRQQADNDAVDIQGLASYVINTMGKLCAPMRDDEVKKLRETPGDIVSMFKEIFRVLDLMKMDLVNFTITTLRPELQKNSVEYERAKFQSIVEKTPSGSPFLSLSCSPPPLILVACVRM, encoded by the exons atgcccctAAATGATGAGCGGCCTACTTCTACATCAACAAGTGAAGACCAAAGTAGTGACACAGAGTCACTGGATAGGCATGACAGTGTGACTTCCAGCGATGCTGAGCTGTCCCGTCAGAGTTTCATGAGCGAGTCTTCCAGCAAGCACAGCTCGCCCTCAT GTAGCCCACCAAAAACGTTAACACTTGATGAGGTCATGGCTTCTGCTGAAGACCTGTCAAAGTTGTGCCTTGCTCATGAGATTATTGTGAACCGTGACTTTCGCTTGGACCAGCCAGATCCACCTCCTAACAG TTTGCACAAAAGAGTAAAAGAGATTGTTCACAAGGCATTTTGGGACTGTCTGGAATCTGAGCTTAATGAAGAGCCACCAGAGTATGAACATGCCATCAGACTTCTGGAGGAGATACGAGAG ACTCTGCTCTCATTCCTGAATCCTGGAGCAAACCGAATGCGGACTCAGATCATGGAAGTTCTGGATATGGACCTGATCAGACAGCAGGCTGATAACGATGCTGTAGATATCCAAGGACTGGCCTCGTATGTTATCAATACCATGGGCAAACTGTGTGCGCCAATGAGGGATGATGAGGTTAAAAAACTGCGAGAGACTCCTGGTGACATTGTATCAATGTTTAA AGAAATCTTCCGTGTTTTGGACCTGATGAAAATGGATTTGGTGAATTTTACAATTACCACTCTGCGACCAGAACTCCAAAAGAATTCTGTGGAGTATGAAAGGGCCAAGTTTCAGAGCATTGTGGAGAAGACACCCAGTGGGTCACCTTTTTTGTCCCTTTCTTGCTCCCCCCCACCCCTTATCTTGGTAGCATGTGTGAGAATGTAG